One genomic segment of Methanomassiliicoccus sp. includes these proteins:
- a CDS encoding translation initiation factor IF-5A, with amino-acid sequence MWTQAEVRELKVGRYMLIDEEPCKILSIDTSKPGKHGEAKSRIDAVGLYDGKKRSVVHPVKHKVQVPMIDKRKGQILAIAGDEAQMMDLETFEQFSLPIDEELRGQINPGDEVLYMVAMGKRKITKV; translated from the coding sequence ATGTGGACTCAGGCCGAGGTCAGGGAACTCAAGGTAGGACGCTACATGCTTATTGATGAAGAACCCTGCAAGATTCTCTCCATCGACACTTCCAAGCCCGGCAAGCACGGCGAGGCCAAGAGCCGGATCGATGCTGTTGGGCTCTATGACGGTAAGAAGCGCAGCGTCGTCCACCCGGTGAAGCACAAGGTCCAGGTGCCCATGATCGACAAGCGCAAGGGGCAGATCCTGGCCATAGCCGGGGACGAGGCCCAGATGATGGACCTGGAGACCTTCGAGCAGTTCTCCCTGCCCATCGATGAGGAGCTCAGGGGCCAGATCAACCCCGGTGACGAGGTCCTCTACATGGTCGCGATGGGCAAGAGAAAGATCACCAAGGTCTGA
- the speB gene encoding agmatinase translates to MPSPGITFLGADTPYPASKFVVLGVPFDLTTAFRPGARSAPTAIREASYHSESYMLEHGLDLTEVGVHDLGNLPDYATVDEMVEGTKQAVKGIVADGKFPLILGGEHTISIPTIESFEDVGVIFIDAHLNYNDVGMGQRYCHDTVVRRVAERLGKDNVLAFGVRSISKEEHTEGNLPEYIDSFTIAQEGVEKAFKRALNIIKKDKIYLSLDVDGLDPAFAPAAAMAEPFGLTSFDVKKCINMLGPRLAGFDVVEVSPPYDKGNTAALAARMAQEAVAVAWKYRRVEKEKESTGPRPFWKR, encoded by the coding sequence ATGCCCTCTCCAGGAATAACCTTCCTGGGCGCGGACACGCCATATCCGGCCTCCAAGTTCGTCGTACTGGGCGTTCCGTTCGACCTGACCACGGCCTTCCGCCCGGGAGCGCGGTCCGCCCCCACCGCGATACGCGAGGCGTCCTATCATTCTGAGAGCTACATGCTGGAGCATGGGCTTGACTTGACAGAGGTGGGCGTGCACGACCTAGGCAACCTACCCGACTACGCTACCGTCGATGAGATGGTAGAGGGCACCAAGCAGGCGGTCAAGGGCATAGTGGCCGATGGCAAGTTCCCCCTAATTTTGGGCGGAGAGCACACCATCAGCATCCCCACTATCGAGTCCTTCGAGGATGTCGGGGTCATCTTTATCGATGCCCACCTCAACTACAATGATGTGGGGATGGGACAAAGGTACTGCCATGACACGGTGGTCCGAAGGGTCGCGGAGCGCCTGGGCAAGGACAATGTCCTGGCCTTCGGGGTGCGCTCCATATCTAAGGAGGAGCATACTGAGGGCAACCTGCCAGAATACATCGATTCCTTCACCATCGCCCAGGAGGGCGTGGAGAAGGCGTTCAAGCGGGCCCTCAACATCATCAAGAAGGACAAGATCTACCTGAGTCTGGACGTCGATGGCCTGGACCCAGCGTTCGCGCCTGCGGCGGCCATGGCCGAGCCGTTCGGACTGACCTCGTTCGACGTGAAGAAGTGCATCAACATGCTCGGTCCCCGCCTGGCGGGCTTTGACGTGGTCGAAGTTTCCCCACCCTACGATAAAGGCAATACCGCAGCCCTCGCCGCCCGGATGGCCCAGGAAGCGGTGGCCGTGGCCTGGAAGTACCGCCGCGTGGAAAAGGAAAAAGAATCAACCGGCCCGCGTCCCTTCTGGAAGCGCTGA
- the glmM gene encoding phosphoglucosamine mutase: MMAERLFGTNGVRGVISKDMNVQLAMDLGKAIGTFMGGRVAIGNDSRTSATMIKSAVSAGVMCAGAEVLDLGLVPTPVVQHYVKNNGLTGGIMITASHNPPEFNGIKCVDADGTEMPRFKEEEIERLYFTKSFSSMDWKGVGSMRQATGAIDGYLASVKRLVDADAIRGAGLTVVLDCANGAGSVSTPKLLDDLNVRAITLNCNPQGTFPGHPSEPVEAHLKDLIAMVKDTGADMGIAHDGDADRTIFVDDKGRYMYGDKSLAITAEAMVRANGGGTVVTPVSSSMAVEDVVRRAGGKVIYTRVGAPVVARKMIEVGALFGGEENGGLIFPQHQHCRDGAMTVAKMLEIVASDGPLSKLVDRIPHYSQDKRKMECPDDRKEKVLAALVEHYAAQRVDTTDGVKICYDDGWTLVRPSGTEPLFRVYSEARSAEDARKRSDDCEKVLCDLIG, translated from the coding sequence ATGATGGCGGAGAGGCTTTTTGGTACTAACGGGGTCCGGGGTGTGATCAGCAAGGACATGAACGTCCAGCTGGCCATGGACCTGGGGAAGGCGATAGGGACGTTCATGGGCGGTCGGGTGGCCATCGGGAACGACTCCCGCACCTCCGCAACGATGATTAAGAGCGCGGTGTCCGCCGGCGTCATGTGCGCCGGGGCGGAGGTACTGGATCTCGGTCTGGTCCCGACCCCTGTGGTCCAGCACTACGTCAAGAACAACGGGCTCACGGGCGGCATCATGATCACTGCCTCCCACAACCCCCCTGAGTTCAACGGGATCAAGTGTGTGGACGCCGACGGCACGGAGATGCCGCGGTTCAAGGAGGAGGAGATCGAGCGCCTGTACTTCACCAAGAGCTTCAGCAGCATGGACTGGAAGGGCGTGGGGAGCATGCGCCAGGCAACGGGCGCTATCGACGGCTATCTGGCCTCGGTCAAGCGGCTGGTGGACGCCGACGCTATCCGGGGGGCCGGGCTCACGGTGGTCCTGGACTGCGCCAACGGTGCCGGTTCGGTTTCCACGCCAAAGCTGCTGGACGACCTCAACGTGAGGGCGATCACCCTCAACTGCAATCCCCAGGGAACCTTCCCGGGGCACCCCTCCGAACCGGTGGAGGCCCATCTCAAGGACCTCATCGCTATGGTGAAGGACACCGGGGCGGACATGGGTATCGCCCATGACGGGGACGCCGATCGGACCATCTTTGTGGATGATAAGGGCCGATACATGTACGGGGACAAGTCCCTCGCCATAACCGCTGAGGCCATGGTAAGAGCGAACGGAGGGGGGACCGTCGTCACTCCGGTCTCATCGTCCATGGCAGTAGAGGACGTCGTCCGCCGGGCCGGCGGCAAGGTGATATACACCCGCGTCGGAGCGCCGGTGGTGGCAAGGAAGATGATCGAGGTCGGTGCGCTGTTCGGCGGCGAGGAGAACGGCGGGTTGATCTTCCCTCAGCACCAGCACTGCCGGGACGGAGCGATGACCGTGGCCAAGATGCTGGAGATCGTGGCCTCCGACGGGCCCCTGTCCAAGCTGGTCGACCGCATCCCCCACTACTCGCAGGACAAGCGCAAGATGGAGTGCCCGGACGACCGCAAGGAGAAGGTGCTGGCGGCGCTGGTCGAGCATTACGCCGCGCAGCGGGTGGACACCACCGACGGTGTGAAGATTTGCTACGATGACGGCTGGACCCTAGTCCGGCCGTCGGGCACCGAGCCGCTGTTCAGAGTGTACTCCGAGGCCAGGAGCGCGGAGGATGCTCGCAAGCGCTCCGACGACTGCGAGAAGGTCCTCTGCGACCTGATCGGGTAG
- a CDS encoding DUF47 family protein codes for MSERKSLLEWFGKRRESVVMSGIRDHVRAVGDAASELNKAVTALCGSDPIKAMDALNRMLLSEQEADSVEERISMELSKGDMEPKEREDLMRLVRRMDFIADWSKEAGMNLQLILEAKVKVPVTLWSHYHEMTIELERAAKELRASIENLGINEQMAEKHSREVERLEHVLDELYFVTKKEILFSDIDPRAVFLLRDMLHGIENAADSCKDVADIIHILITSEAHKVR; via the coding sequence TTGAGTGAAAGGAAATCATTATTGGAGTGGTTCGGAAAGCGCCGCGAGTCGGTGGTCATGAGTGGGATACGCGATCATGTTCGCGCGGTGGGGGATGCGGCCTCTGAGCTGAACAAGGCGGTGACCGCCCTGTGCGGCTCGGACCCCATCAAGGCCATGGACGCCCTTAACCGCATGTTACTCTCCGAGCAGGAGGCGGACAGCGTCGAAGAGCGGATAAGCATGGAACTGAGCAAGGGGGACATGGAGCCCAAAGAACGCGAGGACCTTATGCGCCTGGTCCGTCGCATGGACTTCATCGCCGACTGGTCCAAGGAGGCGGGGATGAATCTCCAGCTTATCCTGGAAGCGAAGGTGAAGGTCCCGGTCACCCTATGGTCCCACTACCATGAAATGACAATCGAACTGGAGCGGGCGGCCAAGGAGCTCAGGGCCAGCATCGAGAATCTAGGTATAAACGAGCAGATGGCGGAGAAGCACTCCCGGGAGGTGGAGCGGCTCGAGCATGTGCTGGACGAGCTATACTTTGTCACCAAGAAGGAGATACTGTTCTCGGACATCGACCCTCGGGCGGTATTCCTCCTGAGAGACATGCTCCACGGCATCGAGAACGCCGCGGACTCGTGCAAGGACGTCGCTGACATTATACACATCCTAATTACTTCCGAGGCGCACAAAGTTCGGTGA